The Thermoanaerobaculia bacterium genome includes a window with the following:
- a CDS encoding glycosyltransferase family 2 protein — LRFPVHRGLAAAFNAGIAHALAMGADCIVNFDADNQYDAADLPLLTDPIVRGEADVVVGDRRPDALPHFSPGKKLLQRAGSWVVRQASGTDVADATSGFRALSREAARSLNVFSKMTYTLETLIQAGSKGLRVASIPIRVRPTYRPSRIVRSNLHYVLVSGANILRITALYKPLKVFSGAAAVLVAAGLALVARFFWYYFGPRPGGHVQSLIVAAILIVVGVQTFLIALLADLVSINRTLLEQLQERQSPPPSPPKTLQ, encoded by the coding sequence GCTGCGCTTCCCCGTCCATCGGGGCCTCGCGGCCGCCTTCAATGCGGGCATCGCGCACGCGCTCGCGATGGGCGCCGACTGCATCGTCAACTTCGACGCGGACAACCAGTACGACGCGGCCGACCTGCCGCTCCTGACGGATCCGATCGTGCGCGGAGAGGCGGACGTCGTCGTCGGCGACCGCCGGCCGGACGCGCTCCCGCATTTCTCGCCGGGCAAGAAGCTCCTGCAGCGCGCCGGGTCGTGGGTCGTGCGCCAGGCATCGGGAACCGACGTCGCCGACGCGACCTCGGGATTCCGCGCGCTCTCGCGCGAGGCCGCGCGGTCGCTCAACGTCTTCTCGAAGATGACGTACACGCTGGAAACGCTGATCCAGGCCGGGTCGAAAGGGCTCCGTGTCGCGTCGATTCCGATCCGCGTCCGCCCGACGTACCGCCCGTCACGGATCGTCCGGTCGAACCTCCACTACGTGCTCGTCTCCGGGGCGAACATCCTGCGGATCACGGCCCTCTACAAGCCGCTCAAGGTCTTCTCGGGGGCGGCGGCCGTGCTCGTGGCCGCGGGCCTCGCGCTCGTCGCGCGTTTCTTCTGGTACTACTTCGGCCCGCGCCCCGGCGGCCACGTCCAGTCGCTCATCGTCGCGGCGATCCTGATCGTCGTCGGCGTGCAGACCTTCCTGATCGCTCTGCTGGCCGATCTCGTCTCCATCAACCGAACGCTGCTGGAACAACTGCAGGAGCGGCAGAGCCCGCCTCCCTCTCCGCCGAAAACGCTTCAATAG
- a CDS encoding DUF1573 domain-containing protein: protein MVSFSPSPERAAKAARSFLLFGRHPRIARCGAGAVLASFAALVSAAPNAVVRDSVHDFGRVRLGAKILHSFPIHNSGDAPLELTGARLSDSGMTCHMPPRIPPAGDGAIDVEWSTGNAVGALRGRVSLRTNDPSRPEVPLVLEGKVYGPLDVDPFPAVFLSAFRDEDVRRELTFTSNQSRPVDLRLLPSPGSHYRAGLETVEAGKKWRLTAGVESGTGPGRYEESLRLESSDPQIGAVRIPVHLFIKADLYANPDSFDFGDVPLERVRRQPGALALLRQAVFLKKRRGGFHVRAVRSDVAALDLGATPPTGESGSFEILAGLRADALHPGSLDGTVTIETDDPGFPVLTIPVRGRIVEK, encoded by the coding sequence GTGGTTTCTTTCTCCCCTTCCCCGGAGCGGGCCGCGAAGGCGGCCCGCTCCTTTCTTCTCTTCGGACGACATCCGAGGATCGCCCGATGCGGCGCCGGGGCGGTCCTCGCTTCCTTCGCCGCTCTCGTCTCGGCCGCTCCGAACGCGGTGGTTCGCGATTCCGTCCACGATTTCGGCCGAGTCCGGCTCGGCGCGAAAATCCTTCACTCGTTCCCGATCCACAACTCGGGGGACGCTCCGCTCGAGCTCACGGGGGCCCGTCTGTCGGATTCCGGAATGACCTGCCACATGCCCCCGCGCATTCCTCCGGCGGGAGACGGCGCGATCGACGTGGAGTGGTCGACGGGCAATGCCGTGGGGGCGCTCCGCGGACGGGTATCCCTGCGGACGAACGACCCGAGCCGTCCCGAGGTCCCTCTCGTCCTCGAGGGGAAGGTCTACGGGCCCCTCGACGTCGATCCCTTTCCCGCCGTGTTTCTGTCCGCCTTTCGCGATGAAGACGTCCGCCGGGAACTGACGTTCACCAGCAACCAATCGCGGCCCGTCGACCTGCGTCTGCTTCCCTCACCCGGATCGCATTACCGGGCGGGGCTCGAAACGGTCGAAGCGGGGAAGAAATGGCGCTTGACGGCGGGCGTCGAGTCAGGAACCGGCCCGGGCCGTTACGAGGAATCCCTCCGGCTCGAAAGCAGCGACCCGCAGATAGGCGCGGTGCGCATCCCGGTCCACCTCTTCATCAAGGCGGACCTCTACGCCAATCCCGATAGTTTCGACTTCGGCGACGTCCCTCTCGAGCGCGTCCGGAGGCAGCCCGGCGCTCTTGCGCTGCTGCGCCAGGCCGTCTTCCTGAAGAAGCGGCGCGGCGGATTTCACGTGCGGGCCGTCCGGTCGGACGTCGCCGCCCTCGACCTTGGCGCGACGCCCCCGACCGGCGAGAGCGGCTCTTTCGAGATCCTGGCGGGCCTGCGCGCGGACGCCCTGCACCCCGGCAGTCTCGACGGCACGGTCACGATCGAGACCGACGATCCCGGTTTCCCGGTGTTGACGATCCCGGTGCGCGGCCGGATCGTCGAAAAGTAG
- a CDS encoding TIGR00730 family Rossman fold protein produces MEIRSVCVYCASSTAAAPWLFQEVKAFGAGLARRGWRLVYGGASVGPMGALADAALAGGGSVLGVIPSALVGREVAHPSLTELKVVETMHDRKSEMFKNADAFVAFPGGFGTMEEFFEMLTWKQLGIHSKPIVFVNVRGYYDSLLAQFERAIADGVVRKEHRILYSVADDSEKAFAVLEDATVLNRAPGKWY; encoded by the coding sequence ATGGAGATCCGTTCCGTCTGCGTCTACTGCGCGTCTTCCACCGCGGCGGCCCCGTGGCTGTTCCAGGAAGTGAAGGCGTTCGGCGCGGGGCTCGCCCGCCGCGGATGGCGCCTCGTGTACGGCGGCGCTTCGGTCGGGCCGATGGGAGCCCTCGCGGACGCCGCCCTCGCGGGAGGAGGCTCGGTCCTCGGGGTCATCCCGAGCGCGCTCGTCGGCCGCGAGGTCGCGCATCCCAGCCTGACGGAGCTCAAGGTCGTCGAGACGATGCACGACCGCAAGTCGGAGATGTTCAAGAACGCCGACGCCTTCGTCGCCTTTCCGGGAGGGTTCGGCACGATGGAAGAGTTCTTCGAGATGCTGACCTGGAAGCAGCTCGGGATCCACAGCAAGCCGATCGTCTTCGTGAACGTCCGGGGCTATTACGATTCGCTGCTCGCCCAGTTCGAGCGGGCGATCGCGGACGGGGTCGTGCGGAAGGAGCATCGCATCCTGTATTCGGTCGCGGACGATTCCGAAAAGGCCTTCGCCGTGCTCGAGGACGCGACCGTGCTGAACCGCGCGCCGGGCAAGTGGTACTAG